The following coding sequences lie in one Microvirga sp. 17 mud 1-3 genomic window:
- a CDS encoding HAD family phosphatase, with product MSVRNPTTVVFDVGNVLLRWDPRNLYRTIFDDESEMEWFLSTVCTGQWNLEQDRGRDWEEAVALLVKDFPHHEASIRAFHDRWEETVSGAIEENVALLGRLREAGVPNYCITNFSAPKFDLSKKRFPFLDGFDGTIVSGDERLLKPEPEIYRLLLDRYGLEAGKCVFIDDSKANVEGARAVGMHAIHFVEPMDLAAELDRYGIAA from the coding sequence TTGAGCGTCCGGAATCCGACCACTGTCGTCTTCGATGTCGGCAATGTCCTGCTGCGCTGGGATCCGCGCAATCTGTACCGCACGATCTTCGACGACGAGTCCGAGATGGAGTGGTTTCTGTCCACGGTCTGCACTGGCCAGTGGAATCTCGAGCAAGACCGCGGGCGCGACTGGGAGGAGGCGGTGGCTCTCCTCGTCAAGGATTTTCCGCATCACGAGGCTTCGATCCGCGCCTTCCACGACCGCTGGGAGGAGACTGTCTCGGGCGCCATCGAGGAGAACGTCGCGCTTCTCGGGCGCCTGCGGGAGGCGGGCGTTCCCAATTACTGCATCACGAATTTCTCGGCCCCCAAATTCGACCTGTCGAAGAAGCGTTTTCCGTTCCTGGACGGGTTCGACGGCACCATCGTGTCCGGCGATGAGCGCCTCCTGAAGCCCGAACCGGAGATCTACCGGCTCCTCCTCGACCGCTACGGTCTCGAAGCCGGGAAATGCGTTTTCATCGACGATTCCAAGGCCAATGTGGAGGGCGCCCGGGCGGTGGGCATGCATGCCATCCACTTCGTCGAGCCGATGGACCTCGCGGCCGAGCTCGACCGCTACGGCATCGCCGCCTGA
- a CDS encoding sulfite exporter TauE/SafE family protein, giving the protein MAENVSLLQYLLVALCALGAGTLGGVAGYGTGLLMPLVLVPIVGADAVVPIIGVSALLTNGSRVVAFRHEVDLRRALVVGSVAIPTCFLGAYGYTFLSGAGASILIGSFLIAMVPLRMVLKRLRARLSGTGLAAAGAGYGLLAGGTSGSGVVLISILMASGLNGRAVVATDAIISMAIGVAKTGAFQAFGALPPSSWIMALLVGLSATPGAFIAKRLTEALPIHIHNAILDAAIVCGGVILVEQGLR; this is encoded by the coding sequence ATGGCCGAGAATGTCAGCCTTCTCCAATATCTCCTCGTGGCGCTCTGCGCCCTGGGGGCCGGGACCCTCGGCGGCGTCGCCGGCTACGGAACCGGGCTCCTGATGCCCCTCGTCCTCGTGCCCATCGTCGGGGCCGATGCGGTCGTGCCCATTATCGGGGTCTCGGCTCTCCTGACCAACGGCAGCCGCGTGGTCGCCTTCCGGCACGAGGTGGACCTGCGCCGGGCGCTCGTCGTCGGCAGCGTGGCGATTCCGACCTGCTTCCTCGGCGCCTACGGCTACACCTTCCTGTCCGGCGCCGGGGCGAGCATCCTGATCGGCTCCTTCCTGATCGCCATGGTGCCGCTGCGCATGGTCCTGAAGCGCCTCCGCGCCAGGCTCTCGGGCACCGGGCTCGCGGCGGCGGGCGCAGGCTACGGGCTCCTCGCCGGCGGCACTTCCGGATCGGGCGTGGTGCTGATCTCGATCCTCATGGCGTCGGGCCTCAACGGGCGCGCCGTCGTGGCGACGGATGCGATCATCTCCATGGCGATCGGCGTCGCCAAGACCGGCGCCTTCCAGGCCTTCGGCGCCCTGCCGCCCTCCTCGTGGATCATGGCCCTGCTGGTCGGCCTCTCGGCAACGCCCGGCGCCTTCATCGCCAAGCGGCTCACGGAAGCCCTGCCGATCCATATCCACAACGCGATCCTCGACGCCGCCATCGTGTGCGGCGGCGTCATCCTGGTCGAGCAGGGCCTGCGCTGA
- the hrpB gene encoding ATP-dependent helicase HrpB encodes MRAFETALPIDAVLADLAASLRARPNAVLVAPPGAGKTTRVPLALLDEPWTEGRKLIVLEPRRLAARAAADRMARTLGEAVGETVGLRVRLGSKVGRRTRIEVVTEGVFARMILDDPTLDGIAAILFDEFHERSLDADLGLALALDAQGGLREDLRLLVMSATLDGARVARLLGDAPVITSEGRAYPVETRYLGRDPNRRIDEQVADAVSRALRAEPGSVLAFLPGQGEIRRVEALLRERISDPAVDLAPLYGALDRAEQDLAVSPAKPGRRKVVLATSIAETSLTIEGVRIVVDSGLARVPVYEPGIGLTRLETVRVSRAAADQRRGRAGRTEPGLCYRLWEEAATGALEPFARPEILSADLAPLLLDCAAWGVTDPTVLAFLDPPPAPALKEARALLEQLHALDGQGRITETGRRLRDLPLPPRLARMVLAAGEAGRARDAADIAAVLVERGLGGDMADVSDRVERFRRDRSRRAEDMRRLAEGWARSAGSASSAGGELSFGAILALAYPDRIAKARGKPGEYLMANGRGASLEPHERLARNPYLAIAEIAGGAASARILAAAPIAPDAIEALLGDEIERRDEVVFDRQARSLRARSVRRYGALVLGERPLRVPATEESARALAAGLASLGLSALPWSKALAQWRERVMFLRKAEGEEWPDLSDEALAATAEEWFAPHLVGKSGLSEIGPDLLGEALRELLPWNLRRRLDTEAPTHVEVPTGSMIPVDYGGEEGPVLAVRVQELFGLDRHPTLANGRVPLILHLLSPAHRPIQITRDLPGFWRGSWAAVRADMRGQYPKHPWPEDPVSAPPTRRAKPRGT; translated from the coding sequence ATGCGCGCCTTCGAGACAGCCCTTCCCATCGACGCGGTGCTCGCCGATCTTGCGGCGAGCCTTCGCGCCCGCCCGAACGCGGTCCTCGTGGCGCCGCCGGGGGCGGGTAAGACCACGCGGGTGCCCCTCGCGCTCCTCGACGAGCCCTGGACCGAGGGGCGCAAGCTCATCGTGCTGGAGCCGCGCCGGCTCGCCGCCCGGGCGGCGGCGGACCGGATGGCCCGGACCCTGGGCGAGGCAGTGGGCGAGACCGTCGGCCTTCGGGTGCGCCTCGGTTCCAAGGTCGGCCGCCGGACCCGGATCGAGGTGGTCACCGAGGGCGTGTTCGCCCGCATGATCCTCGACGATCCGACCCTCGACGGTATTGCGGCCATCCTCTTCGATGAATTCCACGAGCGCTCCCTCGATGCCGATCTCGGCCTCGCCCTGGCGCTCGACGCTCAAGGCGGCCTGCGGGAGGACCTGCGCCTCCTCGTCATGTCCGCGACCCTCGACGGTGCCCGGGTCGCCCGGCTTCTGGGCGATGCGCCCGTGATCACGTCGGAGGGCCGGGCCTATCCGGTCGAGACACGCTATCTCGGGCGCGATCCGAACCGGCGCATCGACGAGCAGGTGGCCGATGCGGTCTCCAGGGCCCTGCGGGCGGAGCCCGGCTCGGTCCTGGCGTTTCTGCCGGGGCAGGGGGAGATCCGCCGCGTCGAGGCGCTTCTGCGCGAGCGCATCTCCGATCCGGCCGTTGACCTGGCGCCTCTCTACGGGGCGCTCGACCGGGCCGAGCAGGACCTTGCGGTGAGCCCGGCGAAGCCCGGCCGCCGCAAGGTCGTCCTCGCGACCTCCATCGCCGAGACCTCGCTCACCATCGAGGGCGTGCGCATCGTGGTGGATTCCGGCCTCGCGCGGGTGCCGGTCTACGAGCCGGGCATCGGCCTGACGCGGCTGGAGACCGTGCGCGTCTCGCGCGCCGCCGCCGATCAGCGCCGGGGCCGGGCAGGGCGCACGGAGCCCGGCCTCTGCTACCGGCTTTGGGAAGAGGCGGCGACCGGCGCGCTCGAACCTTTCGCCCGCCCGGAAATCCTCTCCGCCGATCTTGCGCCGCTCCTTCTCGATTGTGCCGCCTGGGGCGTCACGGACCCGACGGTTCTCGCTTTCCTCGATCCGCCCCCGGCTCCGGCCCTGAAGGAGGCGAGGGCCCTGCTCGAACAGCTCCACGCCCTCGACGGGCAGGGCCGGATCACCGAGACCGGCCGCCGCCTGCGCGACCTTCCCCTGCCGCCCCGGCTCGCCCGCATGGTGCTGGCCGCCGGCGAGGCCGGGCGGGCCCGGGACGCGGCCGATATTGCGGCCGTGCTCGTCGAGCGGGGACTCGGGGGCGATATGGCGGACGTGTCCGACCGGGTCGAGCGCTTCCGCCGTGACCGCTCCCGGCGAGCCGAGGACATGCGCCGTCTGGCGGAGGGCTGGGCACGCAGCGCGGGCTCCGCGTCTTCGGCCGGAGGCGAGCTGTCGTTCGGCGCCATTCTGGCGCTGGCCTATCCGGACCGTATCGCCAAGGCGCGGGGCAAGCCCGGGGAATACCTCATGGCCAATGGGCGCGGCGCCTCCCTGGAGCCGCACGAGCGCCTGGCCAGGAACCCCTATCTGGCCATTGCCGAGATCGCAGGCGGCGCAGCCTCCGCGCGGATTCTGGCGGCGGCGCCCATTGCGCCGGACGCGATCGAAGCCCTGCTCGGCGACGAGATCGAGCGGCGGGACGAGGTGGTGTTCGACCGGCAGGCCCGGTCTCTGCGTGCCCGCTCGGTGAGGCGCTACGGCGCCCTCGTGCTGGGCGAGCGCCCCTTGCGGGTTCCGGCTACGGAGGAAAGCGCCCGCGCCCTCGCGGCCGGGCTGGCCTCTCTCGGCCTGTCGGCCCTGCCCTGGTCGAAGGCTCTCGCCCAATGGCGCGAGCGGGTCATGTTCCTGCGCAAGGCCGAGGGGGAGGAATGGCCCGACCTGTCGGACGAGGCGCTCGCCGCGACCGCCGAGGAATGGTTCGCGCCCCATCTCGTCGGCAAATCCGGCCTGTCCGAAATCGGCCCGGACCTTCTCGGCGAGGCCCTGAGGGAACTTCTGCCCTGGAACCTCCGGCGGCGGCTCGACACGGAGGCGCCGACCCATGTGGAGGTGCCGACGGGGTCCATGATTCCGGTCGATTACGGGGGCGAGGAGGGCCCCGTCCTGGCGGTCCGCGTCCAGGAACTGTTCGGCCTCGACCGGCACCCGACCCTGGCGAACGGGCGTGTGCCCCTGATCCTGCATCTGCTCTCGCCGGCCCATCGACCGATCCAGATCACCCGCGACCTGCCGGGTTTCTGGCGCGGCTCCTGGGCGGCCGTACGCGCCGACATGCGCGGGCAATATCCCAAGCATCCCTGGCCGGAGGATCCGGTCAGCGCACCGCCGACCCGCAGGGCCAAGCCGCGCGGCACATAA